The genome window TGCTGAATTACTGGGAATTAACTTAAGGTCAATGAGATACCGTCTTGAAAAACACCATCTATACAGTAAAGGTGAATAAGGTTTAAAAAACCATACAGAATATATTAGTCTGTACTAAACAACCGATACTTATATTGTCCCCCATTCTTGCCTAAAGAAAATGTCATAACCAATCATATATAACTTGAATCGGAACATTATTTTGGCAATCTGCATAACAATCTGAAAGATAGATCAATCAATTTCCCAATACTTTATTTGGCATTTTTCGATTCGGAAATAAATATTGACACTCTTACGTGTTTGAAATATGACATACATGTCATATGATAGGTAATTTAATACTATAGATACTTACACAAAAGTTGATCCAACAGCCTAAAATCCTAGGAAAAATTAATAATTTAGTAAACGGAGTGTATATATCATATTATCATATCCTATAAAACATACGCGGGCTTTTGAAACTACCAACACAAAGTTGGAAAATTCCGAGATTGACATACTATCCGAAGATAGGTTGGACTATCGTATGGAAAGCATTATCCGTCTCTGGGAAGTTTTGCGAAATATTGGAAAATTAGATAAAAAACTTCAGATTATCACCGATACAGTTAATGACATTTTTAAAGCGAAATTCACCATATTATGGATTGTTAAAGAAGGGGATCGGTGCAATTCCGGTTGTCCTTTTTCACAAAACGGTTTTGGTTACAAAACCTGTAGAGGTGACATTGAATGTCTGCATCTGATAGCCGGTTCCGGTTTCGATAGCAACATAGATGCAGATCTTAACAGGATACCGTTAAGCCATTTTAAAACCGACAAGATCAATATCGGCATCAGTGAAAAATCAGCAATAAATAAATTCATTAAAGATTTGTTTATCCATAATGAAAATGGGATTAGCACCCAGGATATTAAATCAGTTGTCAGGTTAAAGCTTGTTTCGGATTACGACAAAGCCATAGGTGTACTTACCGTGTTCAGCCAACAGGTGATCAGCTCTCCTGATATTGTTCATATCGAATGTTTCTCCAATTTGGCTGCTCAGGTTATAAAGAATTCTCAACTGGAAGATTCTCTGATAAAATATCGTGAACATCTTGAAGGTCTTATAAAAGTACGTACTGATGATCTGATGGAAACCAACCGGAAATTACAAAAGATTGTCAAGGAAAAAGCCCATATTGAAAAATCTCTTATAGAAAGCGAAAAAAGGTTTCGCAGCGTTCTCGATAATTCATATGATGTTATTTACTTTATGAATTTTAAAACATCAAAATTCGAATATCTAAGCCCGTCTTCTTTGAAAATAACCGGTTATACTCCCGAAGAAATCATATATTTGCAGGAAAGCGGAAATTTTGACTTCCTTCATCCTGAAGAGGAAGATAATGTCCATGAATTCTTTAAACAACTGAACATTCGTCCGGATGAGGATGATATTAACAGAACCATAACCTTCAGAATGAAACATAAAACAAATGGCCGCCGCTGGGTCAGCACCACGCGTTCAGTTATTTTTGATGAAAATGGAGAACCGGCAGCTATTGTTGGTAATCTTAGAGATATTACTGATATTAAAAATGCTGAAGAACAAGAAAAAAAAATGAAAGATAATCTTGAAAACATGGTTCAGGAGCGCACAGTTGAACTTGAGAAGAACAACACAGCCTTAGAAGTACTTTTAAAAAAGCGGGAAATGGATAAAACTAAGCTTGAAGAAAAACTGATTTTTAATATTAAGCAATTAATTGTTCCATATCTTGAAAGAATAAATAATACTACATTAGATAATTATCAGGAGAATTTGATACATATTATTGAAGCGAACTTAAATGACATTCTTACTCCGCTTATTCCGTTTGTTTCTCCTTCTCAGATTGACCTGACACCTTCGGAAATTCAGGTTGCAAGCCTTATAAAGCTGGGAAAAACCACCAAGGAGATAGCAAACACTTTACACCTGGCTATGAGCACAATCCATTTCCACAGAGATAATATAAGAAATAAAATCGGAATTAAAAACAAAAAGGTTAATCTTAGAAGCTATCTTCTGTCTTCGGAACAAAACATCTGGTGAGTTTTCATAATTTTTTTATCTGTTGCCCTATCTGTTGTCGACGATTCTTCTTTTCTGCTGACTGCCCCCTCTTCTTAAAATACCCGCTTCTACAAACTGAATTTCGGGATTTCCCATAAGACCTTTTTCCATATTTTTCTTAACAGACGGTACGGAATTTATGCAGCCGATGATCCTGGCTGTTAAATCATCCTGATTTTTCAGTACCTCAACACAGCATTTAATATGATCCAGGCCGTCTTTTCTGGTGATAAATATTCTGTAATCTATCAGCTCAGAAATGGCGTATAATCTGTCATCAAAAAGAGATGTATATATTTTATCGTCTTCTCCGATATTGACAATCAGTGCTTTTCTTCTTGGGATTTCACCGATTCTAAGCAAAGTACAAGCACCACATTCACAGGTACTTCGGATAAGCCGGGCAAGATCTCCTGTACGATAGCGAATCAAAGGCATGCCAATACGATTTAAAGTAGTAAAAACCAGCTCTCCTTCCTCTTCTTCGTTTTTTATCGGCTCACCTGTTTTAAAATCTACTATTTCAAAATAAAGATCACATTCATTAAAATGGTAACCCTTGTGTGCTGTGCATTCTATACCGATAGCAAAGCCAGGTTCCGTCATTCCGTAATGATGGTATACTTTTGCATTCCAAGCTTTTTCTAAAGCCTTCCGCATGGCAGGGGAAAGATATTCGGAGGTGATAAAAACGAATTTTACGCCAATATCGGCCAGATCAAAAACAGACTCGGATTCTTTTGTCATGCGCCATATGCGAAAGGCTGATCCCATGATCATATCCGGTTTAAATGCTTTTATGCTTTCAATCTGAGATGGGGTAGGGCTGTCGCACTGACCGATTAACGGAATTCCGTTAAGATTTTTTACTCCTTTTGCAATCATTCCGGCCATGCTAAGCGGAGGAGAATTATCGGGCAAAAATATCTGAACTTTGCATCCGTCAAAACAATATTGATCGTTTCCGTCCGAAACAACAGTGTGCATTATTGCTGCCATGGATTCTATGATTGTATCTGCATCCTGCTGTGTGAAAAATATTTTTTTGGGTTTTCCGGTAGTACCTGTTGTAAAATGACTGTATATCCTGTCAATTTTTCCCAATGAAACACAAAGGAGCTTATAAGGGCTGTTTATTAAATCATCGGGTTCGGTAAAAGGAAGATGTCTGATACTTTCAAGAGAATCAATTTTGGTGATTTTATCTTTAAGAGATTTATAAAATACACTGTTATCGGCAGCATAGCAAAGTGTCTTTATAAGCCTGTCAAGCTGATACTGCTCAATATCCTTACGGGTAATGCAGTCTGGGTTTTGACCGAATTGTTTTCGTGAGCAGTTTTTATTTAAAGACTCTTTAATTTTGTTATGAATCCATTTTTCCAAAATCATATTGAAATTCTATTTCCCTCAATTCCCCCTTAAGAAAGGGGGATAAAGGGGGTTGTTTTTTTATATATAAGCTGAAACCGAAAAGTTCTATCAAGAAAGCTCTAACAACCCCCTGACCCCCTTTGCTAAGGGGGAAGTAACGTTCGTCAGTATTTATTAAGCCGGGCAATCATGTTGGAGCTAAATACGGTTCCCCTGTTCTTTTATCTATCGGCCCAAGCTTGTCATTTCGTGATGGCAGTATAATAGTCGATTTTGCAGGCATAACATCGTCACCTCTTTGATTAATAGCTTTTGATACTATATCAACACAGCATTCTTTCTTATCATCTATATATTTATCTGTAACATAGCCGGAAATTCTGATGGCATCCGAAAGATAAACCAGCCTCTTAAATCTTGCATGGCTGCTTTTTATCCAGCCATTATCACCCATCCAGTTTGTCAGAAAATGGATAAGCCAGCAATGCCTTTGAACAGCCGTATCATAAGGATAAGGCAAACCGCATTCATTTGCTGCATCAATATTATAATGCACACTAAAAACAGGTTCCATAGCAGAAGTTTTGCTGTCTCTAAATGCCCAGGCCGGATGTTTGCGGTAAGTTCTAAGTGCCGATCCATGAGCCTGTAATGGAACCGGCGAAGCGCCAATGCAAAAGGATATAATATCAGTTATCCCCAAAGGGCCTTTTATGATTTCGGGTAATACTTTGCCTTTGTCAACATCTTCATAATAAAGCGGCTTTGTACCCCGGTATTTTTCTGCAAGCACATGATCTTCAATTTCTTCCAGTTCCTGTAATGTCCATGGATGAGGCAATTTAAATTTTTTGCCGGAAACATCTTGTTCATCCGGGCTTCGTTCAACCCTGAATGCAGAAGAGTTGACGCTGGCAACCAAATGGTCAGTCTGATTTATAAATTTTACTTCCTGCTGTTCATAAACGGATTTGCCGTATAATTTGCTGTTGACCTTTTTGCATCCTGTCAAAAAACATTGAGGACTAATCCGGTCATTTGCCAGTACCGGTTTGTAGTATTGCCAGTCTACACTTGTTTGTAAAGCATGCACTCCCGGCAAACCCTGCAATACCCAAGTGGGAAGAACACTGTTAAGCCATGATGGCGGAGCCGGAAGTGTTTTATAAGAAGTTGAATCGGCATATTTCTTATCTCTCCACAATTTATTGGGATCGCCTATGCCGTCGGCAAACTTTTTAATCGCATCTTCTGTGGCGACACTGTTAAATTGATAGTTAACACGAAGTTGTTTTCCTACCCGGCTTCTCATTTCTTCAAACGCTGTATACGTAATCTTACTCTTTTCCATACACTCATTTATCCTTAATAATTGATTGGCCCGGGCTGTATTTTTCTGTGCAGACTGCCGCCTTGCGAGCCGGTTAAATAGTAACTGCAAAAAGGAATCAGCCGCTTATCTGTTGTTATAACGTGGATGCAGCAGCCCTTAAGTCTTTTAAGATCAATTGTCCAGGCATCCATAAAAGGCATCCCCGATATGGATAAATAGTGTGTTTGAATCCGTTCGTAAAAATTATTAAAAGGTCCGTTTGGGGTTTTGCATGCACATTGTTTTGTTGCAGGTTCTATAAATCTGGATTTTTCAGTGATAAAGCGCCGCACATGAGCAGTCGGACTTTCTTTCTTTTGGCTTTGAATACAGTTTTCAAAAAGAGTGGATTTATCGGGATGAAAACGGGTAGTCGCCTGCAGTTTGCCCTTATCATTTAAGATATAAAATCCTGAAAAGCCGCAATGCGAATCCATTTTCCTGCGTGGCTGGAAATCATGAGCCTTGATTTCACCAGAGGTTTGAATTTCAAGCAATCTTAATATTTCAGGAGTAGTAATTCTGCTTTCATTTGATGGGCAAAAATTATAGCGTCCGGAATAGGTAACAGGCTGGAAATGAATTCCTTTGATAACCGGCATATAGCGTTTGGCAAAAAACAGGATCTCTCCCAATTGAGAGTCATTAACTTTCGGAATTACTGTGGGTACCAATTGCACACCCATCTTGATTTCAGAGCAGTTTTCAACCGCGTTTATCTTTAGACCAAAAAGATCAACGCCCCTTAGTGTCCGGTAAACATCATCCGTTACACCATCAAATTGAAGATAAATCAAATCAGTTCCGGCATCTTTTAAAGCCTTTAAATAAACTTTGTCTTTTGCTATCCTGATGCCGTTGGTATTAATCTGGACATGACCCAATCCGGCATTCTTTGCAACACTCACAATTTCAGGAAGATCATCTCTTACAGTCGGTTCTCCGCCGCTTAACTGAATGGGGCAAGTTCCGGCAGCAGCCACAACTGCTTCACACATTTCTTTAAGCTGTTTAATTTCGGGAGTATTTGATGATGATTGCCTGTCTCCGGCAAAACATACGGGGCAGGAAAGGTTACACTTATCTGTGACTTCCATTAAAACAGTACAGGTATCCGCCTGGTGTTCCGGGCATATCCCACAATCTTTCGGACATCCTGAAATGGTTTTCGTCTGTTTTTCCTGAAGCGGCTGTGAAAATTCTCCATAGCCCCATTGTTCAAATGTCGGATTGCCTCTCCAGATTACAGTTTTAAATTCGCCATGAACGGGACAGGTTTTTTTAAGAAAGATATCTTCACCTTCTGAAATCTTTACAGCCGGTATTACAGCAAGACAATGAGGGCAAATACTTGTTGTTTCGCCTATATTTTTAGGCATTTTACTATCCTACAATGGTTTACGGAAAGAAAATATAGCATATCCCGGTTTGCTTTCAGCAAAAAGTCTTTTCCATTCAATTTGCGGATCAGAACTATTATTTAAGGCGGAACAGCAAGATGCACCTTCACTTGAAAAATGCTTCCAAAAATCATCCAATGAACCATAACCTGAGATTAATTTAAATGCGATTTTTTTTAACTCAATGGAATGATCTTCAAACAGTTCATTTTCAAATCCCGCCTTGTAAAAAACTTCGATGTATCCGGCTTTTGTTAATGCCCCGGTAAAACAACAATTAAAAAGAACCTCATCTTTAAACTCGGAGCTTAAGGGATGATTTAAGATAACATCGGACATCGAGAATCTGCCGCCCGGTTTAAGAATCCGAAAAACCTCTTTTGCAACACGCATTTTATCAGTAAACAGAGAAAAAGCACATTCCGTAATAACCGCATCAAAAACCGAGTTGGAAAACGGCAATGATTCGGAATCAGCTAAACAAAATTCTGCCTTATTAGAAAGCGACAACTTTTGAGCTTTTTTCCTGGCAAGAGATGAAGAATTAAGCGATAAATCTGTGCCTATAACCCGGCAATCAAAAAGATCGGATAAAAAGCAAGCGCTTGATCCTCTGCCGGATGCAATATCTAAAACCAGAGCTCCTTTTTGAATACCGGCTGATTCGGCGGTTTTCTTTGTGAGTTCCAATCCGCCTGGATGTAATATTTCATCCAGGACCTGATTAAACTCATTTGCTTCATAGGTTTTAACAATTGAAGTTTTCATGTAAGCACTGCTTTAAATTTTATCCGAACTTTGCTTCCATTTCGGCTTCTGTTTTGTTCATTTCCATGGCTACTTCTTCAGTTATAAATTTTATCTTACATCCGGGGCATTCCAAACCGCTTTGGAAACCAAGCATTTCATAATATATTAAGGAAAGATCTTTTACTTCCATAGGTTTTTCACATTTACAGCATTGCCAGTTTGCCATTTTCAGCTCTCCTCATCAAAAGCGCTTTTTACACAATACGCAGTATGAATTTTATAGCTATCAGCCTCTTTTGAATACCTTACAAAATAAAGCGCATTGCCGATAGTCTTTTTACCTAAAAATTCATTATTGCCGGTATCACAAAGCTTTTCATTTGTTGTTTCAGAATCATAAATGACCATTTTAAGCTCATCATCCAAAATGCCTCTTGATTCCAGCAATTCCGAAACTTCAGAGCTTTTGTTTATATTGATTGTTTCATATCCTTCTGCATTGCTCATTAGTTACTCTCCTTTGTTTATCTGCACGGCTTTATAAATAAATCTCAGTTAGCTTTGCCTTTAAATAGGATTGGTTATCTTTTTTGATATTTGCCTGATTGGGCGGCTTTGCCTTATTCTCATCCCAGTTGGGATTAAACAACAGATCAAGAACATGAATAGTAGGTTTGTGTTGAGCCAGCGCTTCCCTGCATGTAGCACAATAGGTAAGAATATCATGCTTTGCTTCTTCTACTCTTTTTTTAGTGATTTTTTGGGCCAGATCAAAAGATGCGAAAGCTATCATACCTCCCATACCGCAGCAAAGGCCGTTTTCACCATGGTGTTCCATCTCGATTATGCTGCTGCCAGTTTGAGATACCAGTTTGCGGATATTATCATGAGTATCTTTTTTAAATCTCCCGGCGCAAGGATCATGAATTGAAAATACGCCTGTTTTATGCCCATCTGATAAAATAATTCCCTCTTCAGCCAGAACATCATATAATGATCTTATTTTAATTCCTGAGGCATCATGCTGGCTTATAGTTCTAAGACAGTTGGGACATGCCAGAATAAGCTCCTCTGCTCCCATCCGTTTAATTTCATCCGTAAGATCTTTAATCATATTCTGAAATGATGCATGATCTCCTAATGAACGGGTTGGGTTTCCGCAGCATTTTAAAATAATGCCCGTATCTTTATCGTTTGATAACAGCCAGTCATAAGCTGAAATTACAGATTGCGGCGAATATGCCGACAGATGGCAGCCCGGCATGAAAACCCTGCTGCTTTTTCTTTTATCAGGATTTGGAAGGGTTAACATGAACTCATCCGATCTTACCCAATCCTGATCTTTTATGACAAGCTTGTGCGTTGGAAGCGGGCCTTTGCTGCATTCAACCAGTTCCTGTCTGGCTTCGTTGCACATTTTCCCGATATTAAGTCCTTCGGGACACACCTTTTCGCAAAGATCACAAATGTTACAGCAATAAGGGATCGCCGGTCTTTTAATAAAAGCGCCATCTTTGTATTTATCAACAAGGTCTTTCGGATTGTCACAAAAACGATTGAGAAATTCACAATCCGTCATACAGCTTTTGCATTCACAGACAAGACATCTTTGGGCCTCTTTAATCGCAGTTTGCTCATCAAACCCAAGTTCCACTTCATCAAATCCCAATCGCTTGTCAATAGCTGTTTCCGGCATTTTGGATCTTGGAATTGGTGTTGCCTCTTTTTTAAAAGTATCCTTTAAAACTTTATATGTCTTTTGTCTTCCTTCAAAAAGATCCTGATCGCTTAAATATCTGTCGATGGAAACCGCTGCTTTTTTACCGGCGGCAACAGCTTTAATTACAGTAGATGCGCCTGAAACAACATCACCTCCTGCAAAAACTCCTGCCGTATTTGTCTGCATTGTAATCTCATCAACTGCCAGAGTTCCCTGCTTGCTGAGTTCAGGTATTATCGGCAGTTTTGATTTATCTACACTTTGACCAATTGCTATTATCACATTATCAGTATCTAAAACAAACTCTGATCCTTTAACCGGTATGGGACGGCGTCTGCCGCTATCATCTACTTCTCCCGGTTTCATTTCAAGACACTCAACGCCAATACATTTTCCGTTATTATCAATTATTTTAACAGGAGCAACATGAAAACGGATAATAACGCCTTCAAGCTCTGCTTCTTTGATTTCAAGCGGATCAGCAGGCATTTCTTCGCGGGATCGCCTGTAAATAATGCTTACATTATCTGCTCCAAGCCTTTTGGCTGCTCTGGCGCTGTCAATAGCAGCATTGCCGCCTCCTATAATAATTACCCGTTTTCCGGGATTATTTTTTTCACCATTATTAACAGCTTCCAGAAAATCAAGTGCAGAAAACACACCGCTGCTGTTTTCACCGAACAATCCGGCATTTACAGAAGTTTGCGCTCCAACTCCCATAAATACGGCATCATAATTTTCATTGCCAAAAAGATTCTCCAGACTGAGAACAGGCTGGTTGGTTTTTATCTCAACTCCCAGTTCTCTGATGTATTCGATATCATTATCAAGGCAAGTGTCAGGCAATCTGTATGCCGGAATACCATAACGCATAAGCCCGCCTGTTTTCGGCATTGCTTCAAAAATTGTTACAAAATAACCTTTTCTTATCAAATCGTATGCACAGGAAAGACCTGCCGGTCCTGAACCTATGATTGCAACCTTTTTATCTTTGGTGATTTTACAGGGACTGGCCTTTTCTCTTCCGTTTTGAACTTCATAGTCAGATACAAATCTTTTAAGGGCCCGAATTGCTACAGGTTGATCAATATTATTACGCTCGCATTGACTTTCACATGGGTATGTGCAAACTCTTCCGCATACCGCAGGAAAAGGCATGGTTTCTCTTATTACTTCCAGAGCTTTTTGAAACTCGCCTTGTGAGATTAAGGATATATATTTTCTTATATCAATATGTGCCGGGCATGCATCCTGACAACGGGGATAAGCATCTCCCTTACAGTTTTCAATTATTTTATCGATCTCTTTCATGCCACTTCTTCCTGTTTCCGGTTTTTCCCGACATCTACATCAGCTAACAATGCCGCACCCAAAGCTCCTATAATTTGCGGAACTTCGGGCAATACGACTTCTTTATCAAGCAATTCCTGAATAAATTTAACAACCCCGCTGTTTTTAGCCACACCCCCTGTAAAAACAATCTTGTCATTATAGCCTACCGATCTTCCCATTATAATAACCCGCCGTGAAACCGCTTTGTGTAATCCTGCCACCATATCTTCCCGATTAGTTCTGTCTGCTCTTAAAGATATAATTTCAGATTCAGCAAAGATAGTGCATGTGCTTGAGATATTGGACGGACTTACACTCTTTAGTGAGTCAGGCCCCATCTGGTCAATTGTGAGATTTAAAACGGAAGCCATAACTTCTAAAAATCTTCCGGTTCCGGCAGCACATTTATCATTCATAACAAAACTTTTTACTGTTCCGTTTTCTCTCATACCAATAACTTTGCTGTCCTGCCCTCCAATGTCAATGATAGTCCGGGCTTCGGGAATTAAAAAGCTGGCTCCTTTGGCATGGCAAATAATTTCACTGATGCTTTTATCAGCGAATTTGACACTGTCTCTTCCGTAACCGGTCGATACAAAACGATCTACATCCTTAAATGTGTACCCGGCTTTTTTAAGTGCTTTTTCCGTTACCTCTTTCGAAGATTCTGTTACATAATCTCCTGTGGGCATAACTTCATAAGCCACAAACTCACCATCTTTTAATATGGCTGTTTTAGCTGTAGCAGCACCAACATCAACACCTGCTATTAACATGGGTTCTCCTTTTGTGCTGTTTTTATTTCAAACAAATCAGACGATTTATAATATAACGGAGGCTTCCTGAGAATCTGTATCGCATTGGTTGCATTTTCTCATATATTTTTATTAATACAAGGTGAGAAAACTATGGGTATAATATGGTGCCTGTCCCCATATATATCCGTCTTCAATTTTTTTTAATCGAAGTTTTAAAAAACCGAAATCTCCAATATTGATAATATATAATTAACAGCTTATATTTAATAAAATAAAATGTCGGGATCATCCCGACTTTTTAACCTCAATTTTCCAATCTTACTTTTTCCGGCAGTTTATGTAAAAATCACACTGAAATTTTAGTCTTGGATACTCATTTTTAAAGAAGACGGAAAGCAATCGGCACCGTCTGAGAGTGTAGATATTTAAATTTAATAATAAGCTCATCAGAGCGGATTTGCCGAAAGAACTACAACCAAACGAAGGAGAAACAAGATGTTAGCTATGGAACGGCTGAAAAATCATTTGTCGGACAGATCATCGACATTAGGGAAACTAAAAAAAGACGGTGTCAAAATTGTCGGATACACACCCGGCGGGTTCATGCCTGAAGAAATTGTCCATGCGGCGGGTGCAATTCCGATTTGTTTGTTAAAAGGCGGCGATGCTGACTCCGTAATCGAAAGCTTAAAGTACAATCCAAGGTTTTTTTGCACTTTCTGCAAAACACAGATTTCGTATCTGATGGGAGGTGATCTGGTATATAATCTGCCTGATATTCTCGTTGTTCCACACACAGACTGCAATCACAAGATAATTGCCGATTCCTGGAATTACTACGGTAATGCGGATGTGTTCCGATACGGCGTTCCCCATAACAAAGGAGAATCTGCCCGAACCTATTTTAAAGGAGGGCTGGAATTGCTGAAGAAAAAGCTTGAAGATCTTACCGGAAACAAAGTTACGGATGAAAAGCTTGATGATGAGATACAGATAGGAAACAAAATAAGAAGTCTTTTCAAAGAAATCAGCTTTGCGCGAAAAACAAACCCGGCTGCAATCAGCAGCAGGGATTTTACAATGCTTCAGCATGCATCCACATTTGCGGACAAGGATTTTATTGTTCAAACCTTAGAAGCAGTCCGCGATGAAATAAAAGAAAAGCCCACAGCCGACAAAAACCGGAAACGGGTTATGATGATAGCATCTTCTTTGGCGAACGGCGATAATCTTGTATTTGATATTATAGAAAATACCGATGCTGATATTGTTTATGAAGAGGTTACGGAAGGATACCGTCCATATCTGGATAATGTGGAAGTTAACGGAAATGACCCAATACAAAACTTATCCGATACATATTTTGATAAGCGTGTACCTGCTCCCTGGGATCGTCCCTGGGGAGAC of Pseudomonadota bacterium contains these proteins:
- a CDS encoding 2-hydroxyacyl-CoA dehydratase family protein, which translates into the protein MLAMERLKNHLSDRSSTLGKLKKDGVKIVGYTPGGFMPEEIVHAAGAIPICLLKGGDADSVIESLKYNPRFFCTFCKTQISYLMGGDLVYNLPDILVVPHTDCNHKIIADSWNYYGNADVFRYGVPHNKGESARTYFKGGLELLKKKLEDLTGNKVTDEKLDDEIQIGNKIRSLFKEISFARKTNPAAISSRDFTMLQHASTFADKDFIVQTLEAVRDEIKEKPTADKNRKRVMMIASSLANGDNLVFDIIENTDADIVYEEVTEGYRPYLDNVEVNGNDPIQNLSDTYFDKRVPAPWDRPWGDRMERLIEKAKEFSCKGVVWYQMMYRDGFDIQAHYFSKMIEDQAGIPMVKIESDYAPAEKGPARTRIETLVEVMSAN